A window of Zingiber officinale cultivar Zhangliang chromosome 5A, Zo_v1.1, whole genome shotgun sequence contains these coding sequences:
- the LOC121980126 gene encoding uncharacterized protein LOC121980126, with product MIGWLAMNEYVAKVLELFDQMEMEVVKPNEVTFVVVLCAWSHGIGFKSVFLISSKPYIFSNGYQICFDEEPSPDCNLGYIVPEWVDDNPSLSDIKNLYGSSKSLPTTVLIFPLKIEKESVVKEQLSNLQPEVLLFLSKIRQLSVRGDSDDSKCNTGCKISISGEDNCQMRRNMNAISYTLHLTAQEGDKGDEERCCYYMWKQRFFVKRECISKKRMEVEKWVITLAFPFGRRLNRGMRMSGVYSFLPTDMETGYPFIIQADFLLVSPRESIQLNSPWNEGILSCVPSAFTNAFTTLIKGAHEAPSFSLPFLFNFIPVGESHIKLLDSVRQSIKEKLIAERIIPCELKNSQKRFCKPSEIKRLAPAFWCVLIKAQKSGVDILNLHSHGSHIVNAYLDNDDYNNVLGFLGVDYVDLAWYSSFIQGSNLPKGMPDDIYVELLDFIAQKWNSCFKDIPLLRFIDATGGISLLSVSQATNGYKKLCIADGDEIITWLINWNREFISASNLYFMPQTMQLSLRTSKLGVMDWLKNSVKLQSLSLYDYGSIVIKSLTSSKHVIAFTHFLYHSHKCNYAWEWCIDILVSGLPIVDEYGKVILKMTKVLVPASMGKWITLMGSNPWRAEKYFVLSREYLATANFAGNVTCEGQILKFLQQHGKASDVPQVYPPNAAFKTVYSPLTKDNAFLLLEWIRNIRSRGTNCKLQNFFSSIKTGSWLKTSIGYKPPSESFLPSSGWGRLLQVASKLVDIPLIQKDFYGEKITEYTEELKEIGVRFDFTDASQFIGSHLRTMTADSTLTRENVFSLLNLVRYLGEISLSPDYLIQSTKTARWLKTSVGFRLASESILLLDSEWTLASHVCNLPFIDTSFYGEQIADYKIELQLFGVLGEFNKNYQIVVDNFEMPSSSVSADAAIFLLDCIRNAYIPDDLFGKLSQTKWLKTHLGYENPGESFLAVLEWECLLQVVSGIPVIDEAMYGGRIRSYQEELMKVGVAVTIDDFSKAIAFRLNRLLEGRFITNKNVLALLSCYRQFVKKKITLTHDLFLFSVEKEWLHTNLGFRSPKASILFSPEWQLISAISNLPLIDGNSEFYGYSNEIYDFKNELQAFGVIVEFKEGAKFVIDGIDLPRDPSVINPNCIKSLLKCICYLKKAESLPKEFKKKMKSRWIKTALGYRSPEESILFDPKWSLQRKDGPFIDDIFYGSELASYKNELKEIGVSVDATQACLLLALHIKCHSDITTISRVYLFLNEHKWEANDKDAKWIWIPSGGGEWVSSNNCILNDTLDLFGSQLFILDKYYDTELYDFFSRVFWVSVDPWVDDYCKLWSSWEVSVHHLTVQQCSAFWVFIADNWNCYTQKHLLESISKLPVQSNDGVILSKKQDVFIPDDLFLKELFDMVSETIFVWYPPVTSPTLSRANMNKIYSSIGVQSISEAVEKDESFKTTGASVRKVNQKSLILNNGLLRIVLAFLSDTSLGIIANERHRLVKYLLDLEILEIDAPITVSYKLTLSSGIILDSKATRLFHWEKDKAKLFLQRDKGGTKRKRDGGMKRKRYNIDYATNFADVIAKGLCSEMPDQIAPLAELIRLGCLLDFEEDTVNYLMKTKNLQLFPEDEEFLSSTKNVGKIEAGKTATVRY from the exons ATGATCGGATGGCTTGCAATGAATGAGTATGTTGCCAAGGTCTTGGAACTATTTGACCAGATGGAGATGGAGGTCGTAAAACCTAATGAAGTTACATTTGTTGTTGTTCTATGTGCTTGGAGTCACG GCATAGGATTCAAAAGTGTCTTTTTGATATCCAGTAAGCCCTATATCTTCAGCAATGGGTACCAAATATGCTTTGATGAGGAACCATCACCTGATTGCAACCTAGGCTACATTGTGCCTGAGTGGGTTGATGACAATCCGAGCCTTTCTGACATAAAAAATTTGTATGGTTCTTCAAAAAGCCTGCCTACAACTGTTCTAATCTTTCCTTTAAAGATTGAAAAAGAGTCAGTTGTGAAGGAACAACTATCAAATTTACAACCCGAGGTCCtactttttctttcaaaaattaggCAACTATCTGTGAGGGGAGATAGCGATGACTCTAAGTGTAATACTGGCTGCAAGATCTCTATATCTGGTGAAGACAATTGTCAAATGAGAAGGAACATGAATGCCATATCATACACTCTACATCTTACTGCTCAAGAGGGCGACAAGGGTGATGAGGAACGATGCTGTTATTACATGTGGAAGCAAAGGTTCTTTGTAAAACGGGAATGCATTTCAAAGAAGAGGATGGAAGTTGAAAAATGGGTGATTACTCTGGCTTTTCCCTTTGGAAGGCGGCTGAATCGTGGGATGAGAATGTCTGGTGTATATTCCTTTCTTCCTACTGACATGGAGACTGGTTACCCATTTATAATCCAGGCTGATTTCCTTCTTGTTTCTCCAAGGGAGTCGATACAACTAAATAGCCCATGGAATGAAGGAATTCTTAGCTGTGTACCTTCTGCATTTACGAATGCTTTCACTACACTAATTAAAGGAGCACATGAGGCACCCTCATTTTCCTTACCCTTCTTGTTCAATTTCATTCCAGTGGGGGAATCTCATATCAAGTTGCTAGATTCTGTGAGACAATCCATCAAAGAAAAGCTTATTGCTGAGCGTATAATACCATGTGAATTAAAGAATTCACAAAAGAGGTTTTGTAAGCCCAGTGAAATTAAGAGGCTTGCTCCTGCATTTTGGTGTGTTCTAATTAAAGCACAGAAGTCTGGGGTTGATATACTTAACCTGCATTCACATGGAAGTCATATTGTGAATGCCTACTTGGATAATGATGACTATAACAATGTACTAGGATTTCTGGGAGTGGACTACGTTGATTTAGCTTGGTATTCATCATTCATTCAGGGTTCCAATCTTCCAAAGGGAATGCCTGATGATATTTATGTAGAGCTTCTAGACTTTATTGCTCAGAAATGGAACTCTTGCTTTAAGGACATACCTCTGTTAAGGTTTATTGATGCCACTGGCGGCATATCTTTGTTAAGTGTATCACAAGCAACAAATGGTTATAAGAAGCTATGTATTGCTGACGGTGATGAGATCATCACATGGCTTATCAACTGGAACAGGGAGTTTATATCTGCCTCAAACCTATACTTTATGCCGCAGACCATGCAATTGTCTTTAAGAACGTCAAAATTAGGAGTAATGGATTGGCTCAAGAATTCTGTGAAGCTGCAGAGTTTAAGTCTTTATGACTATGGGTCAATTGTGATCAAGTCACTAACTAGTAGCAAGCATGTCATAGCCTTCACTCATTTTCTATATCATTCTCATAAGTGTAATTATGCTTGGGAATGGTGCATAGACATATTGGTCTCTGGCTTGCCAATAGTAGATGAGTATGGAAAAGTGATACTCAAAATGACAAAAGTCCTTGTGCCGGCCAGCATGGGCAAATGGATAACGTTAATGGGTTCAAATCCTTGGAGggctgaaaaatattttgtacTGAGCAGGGAGTATTTGGCCACTGCCAATTTTGCAGGAAATGTTACATGTGAAGGACAGATTTtgaagttcctacaacaacatgGAAAGGCCTCTGATGTTCCACAAGTTTATCCTCCAAATGCAGCTTTCAAAACTGTTTACTCTCCTTTGACAAAAGACAATGCATTCTTGTTACTTGAATGGATTAGAAATATAAGATCTCGTGGAACTAATTGTAAGCTGCAGAACTTTTTTAGCAGCATCAAAACTGGAAGCTGGTTGAAGACATCAATTGGTTACAAGCCACCTTCTGAGTCATTCTTGCCGAGCTCAGGTTGGGGAAGACTACTTCAGGTAGCATCAAAACTTGTTGATATACCATTAATCCAGAAAGATTTTTATGGTGAAAAGATAACAGAGTACACTGAAGAACTTAAAGAGATTGGAGTCAGATTTGATTTTACAGACGCATCACAATTTATTGGTAGCCATCTCAGGACTATGACAGCTGACTCCACCTTAACCAGAGAAAATGTCTTTTCGCTGCTCAATTTGGTCAGATATTTGGGAGAGATAAGCTTGTCCCCTGACTATCTAATTCAGAGCACCAAAACTGCAAGATGGCTAAAAACATCTGTTGGTTTCAGATTAGCATCAGAATCCATATTGTTGCTTGATTCAGAATGGACACTTGCATCGCATGTCTGTAATCTCCCCTTCATTGACACTTCTTTCTATGGTGAGCAGATTGCTGATTACAAGATCGAGCTGCAATTATTTGGTGTTTTAGGTGAATTCAACAAAAATTATCAGATTGTGGTTGATAACTTCGAAATGCCTTCAAGCTCGGTATCTGCTGATGCTGCCATTTTTCTACTTGATTGCATACGAAATGCTTACATTCCTGATGATTTATTCGGAAAGTTATCACAGACTAAATGGTTGAAGACCCATCTTGGCTATGAAAATCCAGGTGAATCTTTTCTGGCTGTCTTAGAATGGGAATGCCTTCTTCAGGTTGTCAGCGGCATTCCGGTAATAGATGAGGCAATGTATGGCGGTAGAATCAGGTCATATCAGGAAGAGCTAATGAAAGTTGGAGTAGCAGTAACCATAGATGACTTCTCAAAAGCTATTGCTTTTCGATTGAATCGTCTTTTAGAGGGAAGATTTATCACAAACAAAAATGTTCTTgcattgctatcatgttataggcagtttgtaaaaaagaaaattacatTGACGCATGATCTTTTCCTTTTCTCCGTTGAGAAGGAATGGTTGCATACTAATCTTGGATTCAGATCTCCAAAAGCTTCAATCCTATTCAGTCCAGAGTGGCAACTTATCTCAGCTATATCAAATCTTCCACTTATTGACGGTAATTCTGAATTCTATGGTTACTCCAATGAGATCTATGATTTCAAAAATGAGCTCCAGGCCTTTGGTGTTATAGTTGAATTCAAAGAGGGAGCTAAATTTGTCATAGATGGTATTGACCTTCCCAGAGATCCTTCTGTCATTAACCCAAATTGCATTAAATCCTTGCTAAAGTGCATTTGCTATCTTAAGAAGGCAGAGTCTCTTCCaaaagagtttaagaaaaagaTGAAAAGTAGATGGATAAAAACAGCCCTTGGCTACAGATCTCCAGAAGAGAGCATTCTCTTTGATCCCAAGTGGAGTTTGCAAAGGAAAGACGGTCCCTTTATTGATGACATCTTCTATGGATCTGAGCTCGCATCTTATAAAAATGAGCTTAAAGAAATTGGTGTATCTGTCGATGCCACTCAAGCATGCCTTTTACTAGCCCTTCATATTAAGTGCCACTCTGATATTACTACAATCTCGAGAGTGTACCTGTTCTTGAATGAACATAAATGGGAGGCTAATGATAAAGATGCAAAGTGGATTTGGATCCCAAGTGGTGGCGGAGAATGGGTGAGCTCCAACAACTGCATACTAAATGATACACTTGACCTGTTTGGTTCCCAACTCTTCATTTTGGATAAATACTATGACACAGAGCTTTATGATTTCTTTTCAAGAGTTTTTTGGGTTTCGGTTGATCCATGGGTCGATGACTACTGCAAGCTCTGGTCCTCATGGGAAGTTTCAGTGCACCACCTTACTGTGCAGCAATGCTCTGCTTTCTGGGTGTTCATTGCGGATAACTGGAATTGCTACACACAGAAACATCTGCTGGAAAGCATATCAAAATTACCAGTGCAAAGTAATGATGGGGTCATTCTTTCCAAAAAACAAGATGTATTCATTCCTGATGATCTCTTTCTGAAGGAACTGTTTGACATGGTTTCTGAAACAATCTTTGTATGGTATCCTCCAGTTACCTCTCCTACACTTTCTAGAGCAAATATGAACAAGATCTATAGCAGCATTGGTGTTCAATCAATTTCTGAGGCAGTAGAAAAGGATGAGTCGTTCAAGACCACCGGTGCTAGTGTTAGGAAAGtcaatcagaaatctctgatatTGAACAATGGATTGCTGAGAATTGTGCTTGCTTTTCTTTCTGATACTTCTCTTGGTATAATTGCCAATGAAAGGCATCGTCTTGTCAAATATTTGCTTGATTTAGAAATCTTAGAAATTGATGCTCCTATTACAGTTAGCTACAAGCTAACACTATCATCTGGAataattttagattcaaaagcTACTAGATTGTTCCATTGGGAGAAGGATAAGGCGAAGTTATTCTTACAAAGAGATAAGGGTGGAACGAAGCGAAAGAGAGATGGTGGAATGAAGCGAAAGAGGTACAACATTGACTATGCAACAAATTTTGCAGATGTGATAGCAAAGGGCTTATGTTCTGAAATGCCAGACCAGATTGCTCCACTTGCTGAGCTCATTAGGCTTGGTTGCTTGTTGGACTTTGAGGAGGATACAGTGAACTACTTAATGAAGACCAAAAATCTCCAGTTGTTTCCTGAAGACGAAGAGTTTCTATCATCTACAAAG AATGTGGGAAAGATTGAAGCTGGAAAAACTGCTACAGTCCGCTACTAA
- the LOC121980127 gene encoding uncharacterized protein LOC121980127 has product MCTTGCKISISSEDTCQKRTNMNAESYTLRLTAQMGDKGDEEQCCYYMWKQRFPVKRECISKKRAEVDEWVITLAFPFGRRLNCGMQKSGLYSFLPTDMETGFPFLIQADFLLVSSRESIQLNNPWNEGILSCVPSAFTNAFTTLIKGANEASSFSIPFLFYFIPVEKSHIKLLDPVRQSIKEKIIGEHIIPCELNNSQKMFCKPSEIKWLDPAFWRVLIKAQKSGVDILNLHSHGSHIVNAYLNNNDYNNVLRYLGVGYVDLAWYASFIRGSNFPKVMPDDIYVELLHYIAQNWNSFFMDLPLLRFMDATGSISLLSVSQATNGHQKLCIANGDDIITWLINWNREFISVSKLYFMPQTTQLSLMAKSGVMDWLKNSVKLQSLTLYDYGSIVIKSLTSSKLAITFTHFLYHSRKYNYASEWCINTLLSQLPIVDEYEKLIVQKTEVLVPDCMGKWVTLIGSNPWRAHNYVVLSREYLAAANFAGNVTREGQILQFLQEHGKASDVPKVYPPNAAFITVYSPLTKENAFLLLEWIRNIRSRGTDHKLQKFFSSIKTGSWLKTSIGYKPPSESFLLSSDWGRLLQVASTLVDIPLIQKEFYGEKITEYTEELKEIGVRFYFMDASEYIGSHLITATADSTLNSANFYSLLKLVRYLGEVNLSPQYLIQSTKTARWLKTSVGFRFPSESILLDSEWTLASHVSNLPFIDTSFYGEQIADYKTELQLFGILVGFNKNYQIVVDNFKMPSSSVSADAAIFILECIRNANIPVDLLRNLSQTKWLKTQLGYQNPGESFLAVLGWECLLQVVSGIPVIDEAMYGSRLWSYQAELRKVGVAVTIDDFSEAIASRLNLLLKISLITNQNVLALLTCYRQFVKKQITFTHDLSLFSLTKEWLYTNHGFRSPKASILFGPEWEPISTITNLPFIDGNSAFYGYSNQINDFKNELKVFGVVVDFKEGAKFVVDSINLPRDPSIINPVSIISLLRCIHNLKENAKSLPMEFKQKMKSRWIKTVLGYKSPEESILFDPKWSLQRKDGPFIDDIFYGSELASYKWELKEIGVSVDATQACLLLAHHIKCHSDITTISRVYLFLNEHKWEPDDEAAEWIWIPRGELLEFFSRVFGVHLGPCVDDYCKLWSAWEVSAHHHTVQQCSAFWVFIAKHWNRNTEKLLLGSISKLPVQSNDEVILSRKQNVFIPDDFFLKEMFDKVSGTIFVWYPQVTTPALSRANMNKIYSSIGVQSISESVEKDESFTATGANVREVDQKSLILSNGLLRIVLAFLSDTSLDIIATERHRLVKYLLDLEVFEIDEPVTVSYKLTLSSRTILDSKAIRMFRWEKDKAKLFLQRDEGGTKRKRHNIEYATNFADVIAKGLLSEMPDQIASLAELIRLGCLLDFEEDAVDYLLKTKNLELFPEDKEFLSSILSTKNAGKIEAGETATVGSYLLFGILIVLL; this is encoded by the exons ATGTGTACTACTGGCTGCAAGATCTCTATTTCTAGTGAAGACACTTGCCAAAAGAGAACAAACATGAATGCAGAATCATACACTCTCCGTCTTACTGCTCAAATGGGTGACAAGGGAGATGAAGAGCAATGCTGTTACTACATGTGGAAGCAAAGGTTCCCTGTAAAACGGGAATGCATTTCAAAGAAGAGGGCTGAAGTTGATGAATGGGTTATTACTCTAGCTTTTCCCTTTGGAAGGCGGTTGAATTGCGGGATGCAAAAGTCTGGTTTGTATTCCTTTCTTCCTACTGACATGGAGACTGGGTTCCCATTTTTAATCCAGGCAGATTTCCTTCTAGTTTCTTCAAGGGAGTCGATACAGCTAAATAACCCATGGAATGAAGGAATTCTTAGCTGTGTACCTTCTGCATTTACGAATGCTTTCACTACACTAATTAAAGGAGCAAATGAGGCATCCTCATTTTCCATTCCATTCTTGTTCTATTTCATACCAGTAGAGAAATCTCATATCAAGTTGCTTGACCCTGTGCGACAATCCATTAAGGAAAAAATCATTGGTGAGCATATAATACCTTGTGAATTAAACAATTCCCAAAAGATGTTTTGTAAGCCCAGTGAAATCAAGTGGCTTGATCCTGCATTTTGGCGTGTTCTGATTAAAGCACAGAAGTCTGGGGTTGATATACTTAACCTGCATTCACATGGAAGTCATATTGTCAATGCCTACTTGAATAACAATGACTATAATAATGTACTACGATATCTGGGAGTGGGCTATGTTGATCTAGCATGGTATGCATCATTCATACGGGGTTCAAATTTTCCAAAAGTAATGCCTGATGATATTTACGTAGAGCTTCTACACTACATTGCTCAGAATTGGAACTCTTTTTTTATGGACTTACCTCTGTTAAGGTTTATGGATGCCACTGGCAGCATATCTTTGTTAAGTGTATCACAAGCAACAAATGGTCATCAGAAGCTATGTATTGCCAACGGTGATGATATCATCACATGGCTTATCAATTGGAATCGGGAGTTCATATCTGTCTCGAAACTATATTTTATGCCGCAAACCACTCAACTGTCTTTAATGGCAAAATCAGGAGTAATGGATTGGCTCAAGAATTCTGTGAAACTGCAGAGTTTAACTCTTTATGACTATGGGTCAATTGTTATCAAGTCACTAACTAGTAGCAAGCTTGCCATAACCTTCACTCATTTTCTATATCATTCTCGTAAGTATAATTATGCTAGTGAATGGTGCATAAACACATTGCTCTCTCAATTGCCAATAGTAGATGAGTACGAAAAACTGATTGTTCAAAAGACAGAAGTTCTCGTGCCGGACTGCATGGGCAAATGGGTAACATTAATTGGTTCAAATCCTTGGAGGGCTCACAACTATGTTGTACTGAGCAGGGAGTATTTGGCCGCTGCCAATTTTGCAGGAAATGTTACACGTGAAGGACAGATTCTTCAGTTCCTGCAAGAACATGGAAAGGCCTCTGATGTTCCAAAAGTTTATCCTCCAAATGCAGCTTTCATTACTGTTTACTCTCCTTTGACAAAAGAAAATGCATTCTTGTTACTTGAATGGATTAGAAATATAAGATCTCGTGGGACTGATCATAAGCTGCAGAAATTTTTTAGCAGCATAAAAACTGGAAGCTGGTTGAAGACATCAATTGGTTACAAGCCACCTTCTGAGTCATTCTTGCTGAGCTCTGATTGGGGAAGACTACTTCAGGTAGCATCAACACTTGTCGACATACCATTAATCCAGAAAGAGTTTTATGGTGAAAAGATAACGGAGTACACAGAAGAACTTAAAGAAATTGGCGTCAGATTTTATTTTATGGATGCATCAGAATATATTGGTAGCCATCTCATCACTGCAACAGCTGACTCCACCTTAAACAGTGCAAATTTCTATTCGTTGCTCAAGTTGGTCAGATATTTGGGAGAGGTAAATTTGTCCCCTCAGTATCTAATACAGAGCACCAAAACTGCAAGATGGCTAAAAACATCAGTTGGCTTCAGATTCCCATCAGAGTCCATATTGCTTGATTCAGAATGGACACTTGCATCACATGTCAGTAATCTTCCCTTCATAGACACTTCTTTCTATGGTGAGCAGATTGCTGATTACAAGACTGAGTTGCAGTTATTTGGGATTTTAGTTGGATTCAACAAAAATTATCAGATTGTGGTTGATAACTTTAAAATGCCTTCAAGCTCTGTTTCTGCTGATGCTGCCATTTTCATACTTGAATGTATACGAAATGCTAACATTCCTGTTGATCTCCTCAGAAATCTATCACAGACTAAATGGTTGAAGACCCAGCTTGGCTATCAAAATCCAGGTGAATCTTTCCTGGCTGTCTTAGGATGGGAATGCCTTCTTCAGGTTGTCAGCGGCATTCCGGTAATAGATGAGGCAATGTATGGCAGTAGATTATGGTCATATCAGGCAGAGCTAAGGAAAGTTGGAGTAGCAGTAACCATAGATGACTTCTCAGAAGCTATTGCTTCTCGATTGAATCTCCTTCTAAAGATATCATTGATCACAAACCAAAATGTTCTCGCATTGTTAACATGTTATAGGCAGTTTGTTAAAAAGCAAATTACATTCACACATGATCTTTCCCTTTTCTCCCTTACGAAGGAATGGTTGTATACTAATCATGGATTCAGATCTCCAAAAGCTTCAATCCTATTTGGTCCAGAGTGGGAGCCTATCTCAACTATAACAAATCTTCCATTTATCGATGGTAATTCTGCATTCTATGGTTACTCCAACCAGATCAATGATTTCAAAAATGAGCTCAAGGTCTTTGGTGTTGTAGTTGACTTCAAAGAGGGAGCTAAATTTGTCGTAGATAGTATCAACCTTCCCAGAGATCCTTCTATCATTAATCCAGTTAGCATTATATCCTTGCTACGGTGCATTCACAATCTGAAGGAAAATGCAAAATCTCTTCCTATGGAGTTCAAGCAAAAGATGAAAAGTAGATGGATAAAAACAGTTCTTGGATACAAATCTCCAGAAGAGAGCATTCTCTTTGATCCCAAGTGGAGTTTGCAAAGGAAAGACGGTCCCTTTATTGATGACATCTTCTATGGATCTGAGCTTGCATCTTATAAATGGGAGCTAAAAGAAATTGGTGTATCTGTGGATGCCACTCAAGCATGCCTGTTACTGGCACATCATATTAAGTGTCACTCTGATATTACTACAATCTCGAGAGTTTACCTGTTCCTGAATGAACATAAATGGGAGCCTGATGATGAAGCTGCAGAGTGGATTTGGATCCCACGGGGTG agcttcttgaattcttttcaAGGGTCTTTGGGGTTCATCTTGGTCCATGCGTCGATGACTACTGCAAGCTCTGGTCGGCGTGGGAAGTTTCAGCTCACCACCATACTGTTCAGCAATGCTCTGCTTTCTGGGTCTTCATTGCGAAGCATTGGAATAGAAACACAGAGAAACTTCTGCTCGGAAGCATATCAAAATTACCAGTGCAAAGTAATGATGAAGTCATTCTTTCCAGAAAACAAAACGTATTCATTCCTGATGATTTCTTTCTGAAGGAAATGTTTGACAAGGTTTCTGGAACAATCTTTGTATGGTATCCTCAAGTAACCACTCCTGCACTTTCTAGAGCAAATATGAACAAGATCTATAGCAGCATTGGCGTCCAATCAATTTCCGAGTCTGTAGAAAAGGATGAGTCTTTCACAGCCACTGGTGCTAATGTTAGGGAAGTCGATCAGAAATCTCTGATATTGAGCAATGGATTGCTGAGGATTGTACTTGCTTTTCTTTCCGATACTTCTCTTGATATAATTGCTACTGAAAGGCATCGTCTTGTCAAATATTTGCTTGATTTAGAAGTCTTCGAAATTGATGAGCCTGTTACAGTTAGCTATAAGCTGACACTATCCTCTCGAACTATTTTAGATTCAAAAGCTATTAGAATGTTCCGTTGGGAAAAAGATAAGGCGAAGTTATTCTTACAAAGAGATGAAGGTGGAACGAAACGAAAAAGACACAACATTGAATATGCAACAAATTTTGCTGATGTGATAGCAAAGGGCTTATTGTCTGAAATGCCTGACCAGATTGCTTCACTTGCTGAGCTCATTAGGCTTGGTTGCTTGTTGGACTTTGAGGAAGATGCAGTGGACTACTTGTTGAAGACTAAAAATCTCGAGTTGTTTCCTGAAGACAAAGAGTTTCTATCATCTATTTTGTCTACAAAG AATGCGGGAAAGATTGAAGCTGGAGAAACTGCCACAGTCGGCAGCTACCTGCTATTTGGAATCCTTAT CGTCCTTCTGTAG